A single window of Sandaracinaceae bacterium DNA harbors:
- a CDS encoding MYXO-CTERM sorting domain-containing protein, translating into MRLLRLWSVALLALLALPSVASAYTTRVHIVMANEVREALIASGDGTIELRWSGATVRLPPEDADAIVNQPLAFRAGAIGPDNTVFPGMTDGSHGVHQDPYGQCELLYMEAITEVERAYALGCFLHGATDAVAHHFVNDFTGETFTLNPRSEGRLSSFDNVVGHIVTESRIQDAVRQSDPTALSESALRHDIPESFVLRAYYDVDSPVWQRLAEGALERWEAARAASPDGNLLSWAGAAGLASWEHVAMAPVYLSEIQRLRVALRAFVEAEIADLSDPSSTRGRELGVTAGDDGVVGTPDDDTACSGSCPTLFGRYYVYVNLLAPRTDAGGRPLPSAFDAISDRLGDDLNLFLPALMAVIGNLSNQLNAPITDDADHGLDVSPSDVAAIFAPLDDWATRTTSVDYELLGRAVTPVWYQNLSDFFDRFGVSISIPEVLAAVLEPLIREVREVLVDSVRAEAETYVIELASEYRAGRDGFSDGLELQLAASAPDTLGGHALDFFQDSGLWNYSFNITAATFANHDVLLSGDPIGEGAASFDASYTLEWTQLGLCDYLQAAVFPEGTGIGPLLSVHDGETFHMANIDGDAPVECHDGDLELFGMPSVDNCRLVGLDELTRDPHGSLSRAFPPTYASGDATCRRLTVPGLPAPPPLPDGGMGGGDGGASGGDGGGGDGGPGSGEDSGCGCAVPGGASGSPLGLLLALAGLLFWRRRRQPARRSRAAGWAKGWIALGALALALGGCDDGVVDPPMDGSVTPMDGGGDDAGPGPDDSGVIDEDAGDEDGGVGVDGGPDLRRALLDALGASVWSGLQTRSEGGSLVERAYELRFDAATLEWAEIRNPWGPGRQRIFRSFSVDRDGETVDSTVMIPSGWETPPELNGQRDTWTFEVVDGSPRELRITDDGGVTEVFTEGAIPAPVEGLTAELRVFAAGGTIEDAACRGSTINDADRRLIWEFARGRGTMSEETGYDFAAGVAIEEWVDSPLGSWSVTDVDGFGRLGGTALSNQFNFVVRYTGSLDNPGTFWLREADDDVNDAAVWAFAGPSVGSMRPADLLLEVQDFFNADATPNEVSFTGPAGPVPVEIILTWCPAVSHLEPTTFQASLDATGAAFDLLPPADTTPITDAALFPPAL; encoded by the coding sequence ATGCGCTTACTTCGTCTCTGGTCGGTCGCGCTCCTTGCGCTCCTCGCGCTGCCGAGCGTCGCCTCCGCCTACACCACCCGCGTCCACATCGTGATGGCGAACGAGGTGCGCGAGGCCCTCATCGCCAGCGGGGACGGCACCATCGAGCTGCGCTGGAGCGGGGCCACCGTGCGCCTGCCTCCCGAGGACGCCGACGCCATCGTCAACCAGCCGCTCGCCTTCCGCGCGGGCGCGATCGGGCCCGACAACACCGTCTTCCCGGGTATGACCGACGGCTCGCACGGCGTGCACCAGGATCCGTACGGCCAGTGCGAGCTCTTGTACATGGAGGCGATCACCGAGGTCGAGCGGGCCTACGCGCTCGGCTGCTTCCTGCACGGGGCGACCGACGCGGTCGCGCACCACTTCGTCAACGACTTCACGGGCGAGACCTTCACGCTCAACCCGCGGAGCGAGGGGCGGCTCTCCTCGTTCGACAACGTCGTCGGCCACATCGTCACCGAGAGCCGCATCCAGGACGCCGTCCGGCAGAGCGACCCGACCGCGCTGAGCGAGTCCGCGCTCCGGCACGACATCCCCGAGAGCTTCGTGCTGCGCGCGTACTACGACGTCGACAGCCCCGTCTGGCAGCGGCTCGCCGAGGGCGCCCTCGAGCGCTGGGAGGCGGCGCGCGCCGCCTCTCCCGACGGCAACCTCCTGAGCTGGGCCGGCGCGGCCGGCCTGGCGTCCTGGGAGCACGTCGCGATGGCCCCGGTCTACCTCTCGGAGATCCAGCGCCTGCGCGTGGCGCTGCGCGCCTTCGTCGAGGCGGAGATCGCCGACCTGTCCGACCCGAGCTCCACGCGCGGCCGCGAGCTGGGCGTGACCGCGGGCGACGACGGCGTGGTCGGCACGCCCGACGACGACACCGCCTGCAGCGGGAGCTGCCCCACCCTCTTCGGCCGGTACTACGTCTACGTGAACCTCCTCGCGCCGCGCACCGACGCGGGCGGCCGACCGCTGCCGAGCGCCTTCGACGCGATCAGCGACCGGCTCGGCGACGACCTCAACCTGTTCCTGCCCGCGCTCATGGCGGTGATCGGCAACCTCTCCAACCAGCTCAACGCGCCCATCACCGACGACGCCGACCACGGCCTCGACGTCAGCCCCTCCGACGTCGCGGCCATCTTCGCCCCCCTCGACGACTGGGCCACGCGCACCACGAGCGTGGACTACGAGCTGCTCGGCCGCGCGGTCACGCCGGTCTGGTACCAGAACCTCAGCGACTTCTTCGACCGCTTCGGCGTCTCGATCAGCATCCCCGAGGTGCTCGCCGCGGTGCTCGAGCCGCTCATCCGCGAGGTGCGCGAGGTGCTCGTCGACTCGGTGCGCGCCGAGGCCGAGACCTACGTGATCGAGCTGGCCAGCGAGTACCGCGCCGGCCGCGACGGCTTCTCCGACGGGCTCGAGCTGCAGCTCGCCGCGAGCGCCCCGGACACCCTCGGCGGCCACGCCCTCGACTTCTTCCAGGACTCGGGGCTCTGGAACTACTCGTTCAACATCACGGCGGCGACCTTCGCCAACCACGACGTGCTGCTCTCGGGCGACCCCATCGGCGAGGGCGCGGCGAGCTTCGACGCCTCCTACACCCTCGAGTGGACCCAGCTCGGCCTCTGCGACTACCTCCAGGCGGCCGTCTTCCCCGAGGGCACGGGCATCGGCCCGCTCCTGAGCGTGCACGACGGCGAGACCTTCCACATGGCCAACATCGACGGCGACGCGCCCGTCGAGTGCCACGACGGGGACCTCGAGCTGTTCGGCATGCCCAGCGTCGACAACTGCCGCCTGGTCGGGCTCGACGAGCTGACCCGTGACCCGCACGGCTCCTTGTCGCGCGCCTTCCCGCCCACCTACGCGAGCGGCGACGCCACCTGCCGGCGCCTGACCGTGCCCGGCCTCCCCGCGCCGCCTCCCCTCCCCGACGGCGGCATGGGCGGCGGTGACGGCGGCGCGAGCGGCGGCGACGGCGGCGGCGGCGACGGCGGCCCCGGCAGCGGCGAAGACAGCGGCTGCGGCTGCGCCGTCCCGGGTGGCGCGAGCGGCTCTCCCCTCGGCCTCCTGCTCGCGCTCGCCGGCCTCCTCTTCTGGCGCCGCCGCCGGCAGCCGGCTCGCCGCTCGCGCGCGGCAGGCTGGGCGAAGGGGTGGATCGCGCTCGGCGCGCTCGCGCTCGCGCTCGGCGGCTGCGACGACGGCGTGGTCGACCCCCCGATGGACGGCAGCGTGACCCCGATGGACGGCGGCGGAGACGACGCCGGCCCCGGCCCGGACGACTCCGGCGTGATCGACGAGGACGCGGGCGACGAGGACGGCGGCGTGGGCGTGGACGGCGGCCCCGATCTGCGGCGCGCCCTGCTCGACGCGCTCGGCGCCTCCGTCTGGAGCGGCCTCCAGACCCGCTCCGAGGGCGGCAGCCTGGTCGAGCGCGCGTACGAGCTGCGCTTCGACGCCGCGACCCTCGAGTGGGCCGAGATCCGGAACCCCTGGGGCCCGGGTCGTCAGCGCATCTTCCGGTCGTTCAGCGTCGACCGCGACGGTGAGACCGTCGACAGCACCGTGATGATCCCCTCCGGCTGGGAGACCCCGCCCGAGCTCAACGGCCAGCGCGACACCTGGACCTTCGAGGTCGTCGACGGCAGCCCGCGCGAGCTGCGCATCACCGACGACGGCGGCGTCACCGAGGTCTTCACCGAGGGCGCGATCCCCGCCCCCGTCGAGGGCCTCACGGCGGAGCTGCGCGTGTTCGCAGCCGGCGGCACCATCGAGGACGCCGCGTGCAGGGGCAGCACCATCAACGACGCCGACCGCCGCCTCATCTGGGAGTTCGCGCGCGGCCGCGGCACCATGAGCGAGGAGACCGGCTACGACTTCGCGGCGGGCGTCGCGATCGAGGAGTGGGTCGACAGCCCCCTCGGCAGCTGGAGCGTCACCGACGTCGACGGCTTCGGCCGCCTCGGCGGCACCGCGCTGAGCAACCAGTTCAACTTCGTCGTGCGCTACACCGGCAGCCTCGACAACCCGGGCACCTTCTGGCTGCGCGAGGCCGACGACGACGTCAACGACGCGGCCGTCTGGGCCTTCGCGGGCCCCTCCGTGGGCAGCATGCGCCCCGCGGACCTGCTCCTCGAAGTGCAAGACTTCTTCAACGCCGACGCCACCCCCAACGAGGTCTCCTTCACCGGCCCCGCGGGCCCCGTCCCGGTCGAGATCATCCTCACCTGGTGCCCCGCCGTCAGCCATCTCGAGCCGACCACCTTCCAGGCCAGCCTCGACGCCACCGGCGCCGCCTTCGACCTCCTCCCCCCCGCCGACACCACCCCCATCACCGACGCCGCCCTCTTCCCCCCCGCCCTCTGA
- a CDS encoding group III truncated hemoglobin, with protein sequence MTTFPPDEAEIAGFVRAFYGRVQHHPELGPVFARRIEDWEPHLARMTAFWTAVLHGVPAYTPSPRGGPPVLHRAIEELSRAHFDAWLTLFRETLVERLGEDRAEPVMQRARRMARALSAHLPREAPPSRPGGDASA encoded by the coding sequence ATGACCACGTTCCCCCCCGACGAGGCCGAGATCGCCGGCTTCGTGCGCGCCTTCTACGGCCGCGTTCAGCATCACCCCGAGCTCGGCCCCGTCTTCGCCCGGCGGATCGAGGACTGGGAGCCCCACCTCGCGCGCATGACCGCCTTCTGGACCGCGGTGCTCCACGGGGTCCCCGCCTACACCCCGAGCCCCCGCGGCGGGCCCCCCGTCTTGCACCGCGCGATCGAGGAGCTCAGCCGCGCCCACTTCGACGCGTGGCTGACGCTCTTCCGCGAGACCCTGGTCGAGCGCCTCGGCGAAGACCGCGCCGAGCCCGTCATGCAGCGGGCCCGTCGCATGGCGCGCGCCCTCTCCGCGCACCTTCCCCGCGAGGCTCCGCCGAGCCGGCCGGGGGGCGACGCGTCCGCGTGA
- a CDS encoding Rrf2 family transcriptional regulator, whose product MRLTQRADYALRVLMLLAVEEGPRTAAEMAAMLGVSEHHLAKIAKDLRARGHLETRRGRGGGFRLARSPADITVGGVVRELEDLTIVECFDPGQSRCPLAGPCALQGALAEARDAFLDVLDGYSLADLVAPRRALSRLLRLSRVEVR is encoded by the coding sequence ATGAGGCTCACCCAGCGCGCAGACTACGCCCTCCGCGTCCTGATGCTGCTCGCGGTCGAGGAGGGGCCCCGCACCGCGGCCGAGATGGCCGCGATGCTCGGTGTCTCCGAGCACCACCTCGCCAAGATCGCCAAGGACCTCCGGGCGCGCGGCCACCTCGAGACGCGTCGCGGCCGGGGCGGGGGCTTCCGGCTCGCCCGCTCGCCCGCGGACATCACGGTCGGGGGCGTCGTGCGGGAGCTCGAGGATCTGACGATCGTGGAGTGCTTCGACCCGGGCCAGAGCCGCTGCCCGCTGGCCGGGCCGTGCGCGCTGCAGGGCGCCCTCGCCGAGGCGCGTGACGCCTTCCTCGACGTCCTGGACGGCTACTCGCTCGCCGACCTGGTCGCGCCGCGTCGCGCGCTGTCCCGTCTCCTTCGACTCTCACGTGTGGAGGTGCGATGA
- a CDS encoding DUF2330 domain-containing protein codes for MQGSIRLALLVSLVWLAPRPASACGGCFHPLEGSPTVVTRHQMAVSMSPEQTTLWDQIEYAGNPEDFVWVLPVRDGAPVELAENAFFEALQQSTTIRMQVQPARTTCPDPCGGIFLGGASADFSEEREVTVHHEASIGPYETATVGSEDPEAIIRWLQDRGYAVPDSTLPTIRHYTDQGMDFAVLRLSSSAGASQMQPVRVTTPGLSVTFPLRMIAAGAANVIGLELFVIAEGRYEAANMPNVEVDRGAITYDWNTESFDYETHYAAAIAPHEGNAWVTEVATTDTFRIGSYVSFDDDGVAHYAEPDWRVATRGLSGGAYLTRLTADLPSRFLTEDLVLQASDGGDLPAVFDVQNEIDRPAEPLCTETCADAYGSGSAGRLGWRDGGRGDGLRCRVDRGVGVGARAGLGFGALALAGLLLFARRRRG; via the coding sequence ATGCAAGGGTCGATTCGTCTCGCGCTCCTCGTGTCCCTCGTCTGGCTCGCGCCGCGCCCGGCCTCGGCGTGCGGGGGCTGCTTCCACCCCCTCGAGGGCTCGCCCACGGTGGTGACGCGCCATCAGATGGCGGTCTCCATGAGCCCCGAGCAGACGACGCTCTGGGATCAGATCGAGTACGCGGGCAACCCGGAGGACTTCGTCTGGGTGCTCCCCGTCCGCGACGGCGCGCCGGTGGAGCTGGCCGAGAACGCGTTCTTCGAGGCGCTCCAGCAGAGCACCACCATCCGCATGCAGGTGCAGCCGGCGCGCACGACCTGCCCCGACCCGTGCGGCGGGATCTTCCTCGGCGGCGCCTCCGCCGACTTCTCGGAGGAGCGCGAGGTGACCGTGCACCACGAGGCGAGCATCGGGCCCTACGAGACGGCGACCGTCGGCTCCGAGGACCCGGAGGCGATCATCCGCTGGCTGCAGGACCGCGGCTACGCCGTGCCCGACAGCACCCTGCCCACCATCCGCCACTACACCGACCAGGGCATGGACTTCGCCGTGCTCCGGCTGAGCAGCAGCGCGGGCGCGAGCCAGATGCAGCCGGTGCGGGTGACGACGCCGGGCTTGAGCGTGACCTTCCCGCTCCGCATGATCGCGGCCGGCGCGGCGAACGTGATCGGGCTCGAGCTCTTCGTGATCGCGGAGGGGCGCTACGAGGCGGCCAACATGCCGAACGTCGAGGTCGATCGGGGCGCGATCACCTACGACTGGAACACCGAGTCCTTCGACTACGAGACCCACTACGCGGCGGCCATCGCGCCGCACGAGGGCAACGCGTGGGTGACCGAGGTGGCGACGACGGACACGTTCCGGATCGGGAGCTACGTCAGCTTCGACGACGACGGCGTGGCGCACTACGCGGAGCCGGACTGGCGGGTGGCGACGCGCGGGCTGAGCGGCGGCGCGTACCTCACGCGGCTCACCGCGGACCTGCCGTCGCGCTTCCTCACCGAGGACCTCGTGCTCCAGGCGAGCGACGGAGGCGACCTGCCCGCGGTATTCGACGTGCAGAACGAGATCGACCGGCCGGCGGAGCCGCTCTGCACCGAGACCTGCGCCGACGCGTACGGGAGCGGGAGCGCGGGGCGGCTCGGCTGGCGCGACGGCGGCCGCGGCGACGGGCTGCGGTGCCGGGTCGATCGAGGGGTCGGCGTCGGCGCGCGCGCGGGCCTGGGGTTCGGGGCGCTCGCGCTGGCCGGCCTGCTCCTGTTCGCGCGACGCCGACGCGGCTGA
- a CDS encoding wax ester/triacylglycerol synthase family O-acyltransferase, which produces MQRLSAMDTGFLLAESRETPMHVGGLYLFTLPEGADEQAFLAELLDVLRGAEQWRPPFGHHLQMGPLGLAGPTHWAPDEQLDVDYHVRHSALPKPGRYRELFVLAARLHQSLLDRHRPLWEAHIIEGLSNRQFALYSKIHHAAVDGVSGVRLAMEMLSSDPADRKDYSPFSRHAYELARAERKAKREARGEPPSERELKSVGEALRRSLGLSRGVLGALGSYVRAWWSPDASALATSWTPSPQTSFSTKITGARRFVAQSYSLPRVKAVGKALDGTINDVVLAMCGGALRRYLLSRNELPDASLTAMNPVSVRTEADGRVGNAVGALTANLATHIADPERRFRAIVASMDEGKSLLEGLGPREIELFTQLTAGPALLVGALGLADRFPPYSTVISNVPGPRERSYWNGARLDGMYPVSAIYHGFALNFTLLSNADQLDFGIIACRRSVPGVQRIIDHLEESLAELEAVAGL; this is translated from the coding sequence GTGCAGCGACTCAGCGCGATGGACACGGGGTTCCTGCTCGCGGAGAGCCGCGAGACCCCGATGCACGTGGGCGGGCTCTACCTGTTCACGCTCCCCGAGGGCGCCGACGAGCAGGCGTTCCTGGCGGAGCTGCTCGACGTGCTGCGCGGGGCGGAGCAGTGGCGGCCCCCCTTCGGGCATCACCTGCAGATGGGGCCGCTCGGGCTCGCGGGGCCGACGCACTGGGCCCCCGACGAGCAGCTCGACGTCGACTACCACGTGCGCCACTCGGCCCTGCCGAAGCCGGGACGCTACCGGGAGCTGTTCGTGCTCGCGGCGCGCCTGCACCAGTCCCTGCTCGATCGACATCGGCCGCTGTGGGAGGCCCACATCATCGAGGGGCTCTCGAACCGGCAGTTCGCGCTCTACTCCAAGATCCACCACGCCGCGGTGGACGGGGTCAGCGGGGTGCGGCTCGCGATGGAGATGCTCTCGAGCGACCCGGCCGACCGCAAGGACTACTCGCCCTTCTCGCGGCACGCGTACGAGCTGGCCCGGGCCGAGCGGAAGGCGAAGCGCGAGGCGCGCGGCGAGCCGCCGAGCGAGCGCGAGCTGAAGTCGGTGGGCGAGGCGCTGCGGCGGAGCCTCGGGCTGAGCCGCGGGGTGCTGGGCGCCCTCGGCTCCTACGTGCGCGCGTGGTGGAGCCCCGACGCGAGCGCGCTGGCCACCAGCTGGACGCCGTCGCCGCAGACCAGCTTCAGCACCAAGATCACCGGCGCGCGGCGCTTCGTCGCGCAGTCCTACTCGCTGCCGAGGGTCAAGGCGGTCGGCAAGGCGCTCGACGGGACCATCAACGACGTCGTGCTCGCGATGTGCGGCGGCGCCCTGCGGCGCTACCTGCTGTCGCGGAACGAGCTGCCCGACGCGTCGCTCACGGCCATGAACCCCGTGTCGGTCCGCACCGAGGCCGACGGCAGGGTCGGCAACGCGGTCGGCGCGCTCACCGCGAACCTCGCGACCCACATCGCCGACCCCGAGCGGCGCTTCCGCGCCATCGTCGCGTCGATGGACGAGGGCAAGTCGCTGCTCGAGGGGCTCGGCCCGCGCGAGATCGAGCTGTTCACGCAGCTCACCGCCGGGCCCGCGCTCCTGGTCGGCGCGCTCGGCCTGGCCGACCGCTTCCCGCCCTACAGCACCGTGATCTCCAACGTGCCCGGGCCGCGCGAGCGCAGCTACTGGAACGGGGCCCGCCTCGACGGCATGTACCCGGTCAGCGCCATCTATCACGGCTTCGCGCTCAACTTCACGCTCCTGAGCAACGCCGACCAGCTCGACTTCGGCATCATCGCGTGCCGCCGATCCGTGCCGGGCGTGCAGCGAATCATCGACCACCTCGAGGAGTCGCTCGCGGAGCTGGAGGCGGTCGCGGGCCTCTGA
- a CDS encoding YgiQ family radical SAM protein, translating into MGELVSLGRSRDDASRGKPRRDLRAFLPTTREEMDARGWDELDILIVSGDAYVDHPAFGPVLIARFLEARGFKVGFIAQPRWDRPDDVLRMGAPRLFVGVSAGNLDSMLNKLTAQKKVRSDDQYSPGGQTNMRPNRASVVYANLIRGAMPGVPVVLGGIEASLRRIAHYDYWSDKVRRSVLLDSKADMLVFGMGERPIWEVARRLREGETIAQIRDVRGTAYVLNKGEHEAIEGAERVADRRPVILPSYEEVAEDREAFSRMSRAFQYETNPGNARPLVQRHGHQAVYFNPPAEPLETDEMDALYDLPFVRSAHWAYDAPIPAFETVKHSIVTMRGCFGGCTFCSITEHEGRVISSRSEESVLREVRELRRMDGFSGVITDVGGPTANMYQMRCRSENIEKACRRLSCVHPGVCENLVTDHAPLVSLLKKVRKAKGVKKVFIASGVRYDLAERSPEFVDELAKHHTGGQLSVAPEHVDDDVLDKMKKPGAESYERFADMFACASEEAGKDQHLVPYYISGHPGSSIESMIDLALYLKKQGIRPRQVQDFIPTPMSMATSMYYSGKDPFTGEPVYTAKSLRDKRMQKALLLYWDPAHHDLAREALKQAGRHDLIGSHAKALVPPARGKGSLSIHQRRGTRRKRR; encoded by the coding sequence ATGGGTGAGCTGGTCAGCCTGGGTAGGTCTCGAGACGACGCGTCGCGCGGGAAGCCGCGCCGCGATCTGCGCGCGTTCCTGCCCACCACGCGCGAGGAGATGGACGCGCGCGGCTGGGACGAGCTGGACATCCTGATCGTCAGCGGCGACGCCTACGTCGACCACCCCGCGTTCGGCCCGGTGCTCATCGCGCGCTTCCTCGAGGCGCGCGGCTTCAAGGTCGGCTTCATCGCGCAGCCTCGCTGGGACCGCCCCGACGACGTGCTCCGCATGGGCGCGCCGCGCCTCTTCGTGGGGGTCAGCGCGGGCAACCTCGACTCGATGCTGAACAAGCTGACCGCGCAGAAGAAGGTGCGGTCGGACGACCAGTACTCGCCCGGCGGCCAGACCAACATGCGGCCCAACCGGGCGAGCGTGGTCTACGCGAACCTGATCCGCGGCGCGATGCCCGGCGTGCCGGTGGTGCTCGGCGGCATCGAGGCGTCGCTCCGGCGCATCGCCCACTACGACTACTGGAGCGACAAGGTGCGTCGCTCGGTGCTGCTCGACAGCAAGGCCGACATGCTCGTCTTCGGCATGGGCGAGCGGCCGATCTGGGAGGTCGCGCGGCGGCTGCGCGAGGGCGAGACCATCGCCCAGATCCGCGACGTGCGCGGCACGGCGTACGTGCTCAACAAGGGCGAGCACGAGGCGATCGAGGGGGCCGAGCGCGTGGCCGATCGCCGCCCGGTGATCCTCCCGAGCTACGAGGAGGTGGCCGAGGACCGCGAGGCCTTCAGCCGCATGTCGCGCGCCTTCCAGTACGAGACCAACCCGGGCAACGCGCGCCCGCTCGTCCAGCGCCACGGGCACCAGGCGGTGTACTTCAACCCGCCGGCCGAGCCGCTCGAGACCGATGAGATGGACGCGCTCTACGACCTGCCGTTCGTGCGGAGCGCGCACTGGGCGTACGACGCGCCCATCCCCGCGTTCGAGACGGTCAAGCACAGCATCGTGACGATGCGCGGCTGCTTCGGCGGCTGCACGTTCTGCTCGATCACCGAGCACGAGGGCCGGGTGATCAGCAGCCGCTCGGAAGAGAGCGTGCTCCGCGAGGTGCGGGAGCTGCGCCGCATGGACGGCTTCAGCGGGGTGATCACCGACGTCGGCGGGCCGACCGCCAACATGTACCAGATGCGGTGTCGTTCGGAGAACATCGAGAAGGCCTGCCGCCGGCTCAGCTGCGTGCACCCCGGCGTGTGCGAGAACCTCGTGACCGATCACGCGCCGCTGGTGAGCCTCCTGAAGAAGGTGCGCAAGGCCAAGGGCGTCAAGAAGGTCTTCATCGCGAGCGGCGTGCGCTACGACCTCGCGGAGCGGAGCCCGGAGTTCGTCGACGAGCTCGCGAAGCACCACACCGGCGGGCAGCTCTCGGTCGCGCCCGAGCACGTGGACGACGACGTGCTCGACAAGATGAAGAAGCCGGGCGCCGAGAGCTACGAGCGCTTCGCCGACATGTTTGCGTGCGCCAGCGAGGAGGCGGGCAAGGACCAGCACCTCGTGCCCTACTACATCTCGGGGCACCCTGGCTCGTCGATCGAGAGCATGATCGACCTCGCCCTCTACCTGAAGAAGCAGGGCATCCGCCCGCGCCAGGTGCAGGACTTCATCCCCACGCCGATGTCGATGGCGACGAGCATGTACTACTCCGGCAAGGACCCCTTCACGGGCGAGCCGGTCTACACCGCGAAGAGCCTGCGGGACAAGCGCATGCAAAAAGCGTTGCTGCTCTACTGGGACCCGGCGCACCACGATCTCGCGCGCGAGGCGCTCAAGCAGGCCGGCCGCCACGACCTCATCGGCAGCCACGCCAAGGCCCTCGTCCCCCCGGCGCGCGGCAAGGGCTCGCTCTCCATCCACCAGCGTCGCGGCACCCGGCGCAAGCGCCGCTGA
- a CDS encoding HAMP domain-containing sensor histidine kinase — MKALSLGLVRESPEVTDVIERRRARFVAGYLLCALTATVVYVGATLAAPDGDGSGVWLRGVIPGLAFLGGVGLYGLARSRHHRIAGRLVVVMQTLAAHFSFVVASQMSDDLQLGLSAAFLAYPVLVAGLFLPSREVLVTLLGGVALGAALWPWQLVASAGEVWRVVELALFFGLIGVVLGVVRAWDLRAVRSQSALLDEVTRTTSDAIAVHRDGQLVYANPAFEALEPALRERLVSASRGEEPHLEAIRSGAETRWFEVHAHPLEHGTLHVASEVTERESTRATLMIRDRLSTLGLMTAGLVHELRNSLTYALGNAAMLSDALTEESHRQLADDTLEGIERLASLIDDANRFGRSNDRLRQTVPPSVEVKRTLRIARSDLRRVAELHVQLEETPPVTASPARLGQILLNLLQNAAQAVEAREERGEIFVRCRSQGGEVQIEVEDTGQGMSPEVMERVFQPFFTTKGESRGTGLGLYLSRQLAEEMGGTLEVRSTLGSGSTFTLRLPAASTDATSADAPAAPARPASRA, encoded by the coding sequence TTGAAGGCCCTCTCCCTCGGCCTGGTGCGCGAGTCGCCAGAGGTGACCGACGTCATCGAGAGACGTCGCGCGCGCTTCGTGGCGGGCTACCTGTTGTGCGCGCTGACGGCGACGGTCGTCTACGTGGGCGCCACGCTCGCCGCGCCCGATGGAGACGGCAGCGGCGTGTGGCTCCGAGGGGTGATCCCCGGCCTCGCGTTCCTGGGCGGCGTCGGGCTCTACGGGCTCGCGCGCAGCCGACACCATCGGATCGCCGGGCGCCTCGTCGTCGTCATGCAGACCCTGGCCGCGCATTTCAGCTTCGTCGTCGCGAGCCAGATGAGCGACGATCTCCAGCTCGGACTCAGCGCGGCCTTCCTCGCCTACCCCGTGCTCGTCGCGGGCCTGTTCCTCCCGAGCCGTGAGGTCCTCGTGACCTTGCTCGGCGGCGTCGCGCTCGGGGCCGCGCTGTGGCCGTGGCAGCTCGTGGCCAGCGCGGGCGAGGTCTGGCGCGTGGTGGAGCTCGCGCTCTTCTTCGGCCTGATCGGGGTCGTGCTCGGGGTGGTGCGGGCGTGGGATCTTCGGGCGGTGCGGTCCCAGTCGGCGCTGCTCGACGAAGTGACGCGGACGACGAGCGACGCGATCGCGGTGCACCGCGACGGCCAGCTCGTGTACGCGAACCCGGCCTTCGAGGCGCTCGAGCCCGCGCTGCGCGAGCGCCTCGTCTCGGCGAGCCGCGGGGAGGAGCCCCACCTCGAGGCGATCCGATCCGGCGCCGAGACGCGATGGTTCGAGGTCCACGCTCACCCGCTGGAGCACGGCACGCTTCACGTGGCGAGCGAGGTCACCGAGCGCGAGTCCACCCGCGCCACGCTGATGATCCGAGATCGGCTCTCCACCCTGGGGCTCATGACCGCGGGGCTCGTGCACGAGCTGCGCAACTCCCTGACGTACGCGCTCGGGAACGCCGCGATGCTCTCGGACGCGCTGACCGAAGAGAGCCACCGTCAGCTCGCGGACGACACCCTCGAGGGAATCGAGCGGCTCGCCTCTCTCATCGACGACGCCAACCGCTTCGGTCGGTCGAACGATCGGCTGCGACAGACCGTGCCTCCCTCGGTCGAGGTGAAGCGCACCTTGCGGATCGCGCGCAGCGACCTGCGGCGCGTCGCCGAGCTGCACGTCCAGCTCGAGGAGACGCCGCCCGTCACCGCGAGCCCGGCGCGGCTCGGCCAGATCTTGCTCAACCTGCTTCAGAACGCCGCGCAGGCGGTCGAAGCGCGCGAGGAGCGCGGGGAGATCTTCGTCCGCTGCAGGTCGCAGGGCGGCGAGGTGCAGATCGAGGTGGAGGACACCGGCCAGGGCATGAGCCCCGAGGTGATGGAGCGCGTCTTCCAGCCCTTCTTCACCACGAAGGGCGAGTCACGCGGCACCGGGCTCGGGCTCTATCTGTCCCGTCAGCTCGCCGAGGAGATGGGCGGGACCCTCGAGGTCCGCTCGACCCTGGGCTCCGGCTCGACCTTCACCCTCCGCCTCCCCGCCGCGTCCACGGACGCGACGTCCGCCGACGCGCCCGCCGCCCCGGCTCGCCCCGCGTCGCGAGCGTGA